One part of the Gossypium raimondii isolate GPD5lz chromosome 1, ASM2569854v1, whole genome shotgun sequence genome encodes these proteins:
- the LOC105779859 gene encoding calcium-binding protein KRP1: protein MSAIPPSASQNSSSSGFQDFLPVMADKLGGDGLIGELCNGFNLLMDREKGVITFDSLKKNSALLGLQDLTDDDLKCMMEEGDFDGDGALNQMEFCVLMFRLSPELMEASRFLFEEAFQHEFKDFH, encoded by the coding sequence TTCACAAAACTCATCATCTTCAGGTTTCCAGGATTTCTTGCCCGTGATGGCTGACAAGCTCGGAGGGGATGGCTTGATAGGGGAACTGTGCAATGGGTTCAACCTGTTGATGGATAGAGAAAAAGGGGTCATTACTTTCGACAGCTTGAAGAAGAATTCGGCCCTGTTGGGGTTACAGGACTTGACAGATGATGATTTGAAGTGTATGATGGAAGAAGGTGATTTTGATGGCGATGGGGCTCTTAATCAGATGGAGTTTTGTGTGTTGATGTTCAGGTTGAGCCCTGAGTTGATGGAAGCATCTCGGTTTTTGTTTGAAGAAGCTTTTCAACATGAATTCAAGGATTTTCATTGA